The Chloroherpetonaceae bacterium genome includes a window with the following:
- the kdsB gene encoding 3-deoxy-manno-octulosonate cytidylyltransferase: MSQKPHVAIVIPARLCSTRLPEKMLADLAGKPLVVHTYQQALKAKLADEVVIATDDRKITDAVLPFGCKVILSPKTLKTGSDRVAFVAKSLRADVIVNLQGDEPLIHPKMIDQAIAPLLQKHSPACATLIKPFQEHALLSNPSVVKVVVDRHGFALYFSRSAIPYHRHQSERPIYYKHIGIYAYQRETLLAFRRLRPSPLEKLEGLEQLRLLENGYRIYCVRTTMESQAVDTPEDLEAVRQHLQQKL; encoded by the coding sequence ATGAGCCAAAAGCCACATGTTGCCATCGTGATTCCTGCGCGACTTTGCTCCACACGCTTGCCTGAAAAAATGCTGGCTGACCTTGCAGGCAAGCCGCTGGTTGTGCACACCTACCAGCAAGCGCTGAAGGCAAAGCTGGCTGACGAAGTTGTCATCGCTACAGACGACCGCAAGATTACAGATGCCGTTCTACCTTTTGGCTGCAAAGTGATTCTATCGCCAAAGACGCTCAAAACTGGCTCTGACCGTGTGGCATTTGTGGCAAAGTCGCTACGCGCTGATGTGATTGTCAATCTTCAAGGTGATGAACCGTTGATTCACCCGAAAATGATTGACCAAGCGATTGCGCCGCTATTGCAGAAACACTCGCCAGCATGTGCGACACTCATCAAGCCTTTCCAAGAGCATGCCTTGCTTTCAAATCCCAGTGTGGTCAAAGTGGTGGTAGATAGACATGGGTTTGCGCTTTATTTCTCGCGCAGTGCGATTCCATATCACCGTCACCAATCTGAGAGACCTATCTACTACAAGCACATTGGCATTTATGCCTACCAGCGAGAGACGCTCCTTGCCTTTCGCCGCTTACGACCCTCGCCACTTGAAAAATTGGAGGGACTTGAACAGCTGCGACTCTTAGAGAACGGGTATCGAATTTATTGCGTGCGCACCACAATGGAGAGCCAAGCTGTTGATACGCCTGAGGACTTAGAGGCTGTGCGTCAGCACTTGCAGCAGAAACTGTGA
- the dtd gene encoding D-aminoacyl-tRNA deacylase, whose translation MRALIQRVRYASVAVEDKVVGEIGQGVLVFLGIAHHDTEKEAEYLARKVLALRIFEDTEGKMNRSVTDVQGGVLVVSQFTLYADTRKGNRPSFTNAALPEHAERLYEHFLAALRAGSSLNIQSGQFRATMAVSLLNDGPVTILLDTSPQ comes from the coding sequence ATGCGTGCATTGATTCAGCGCGTGCGCTATGCCTCTGTAGCCGTTGAGGATAAGGTAGTCGGTGAAATTGGGCAGGGCGTTTTGGTCTTTTTAGGCATTGCGCATCACGATACAGAAAAAGAGGCGGAGTATCTGGCTAGAAAAGTGCTTGCGCTACGCATCTTTGAAGATACCGAGGGCAAAATGAATCGCTCGGTTACAGATGTGCAGGGCGGGGTATTGGTTGTCTCGCAGTTCACACTCTATGCTGACACGCGCAAAGGCAACCGCCCGAGTTTTACTAATGCAGCGTTGCCCGAGCATGCTGAGCGCCTCTATGAGCACTTTCTTGCCGCCTTGCGCGCTGGCTCTTCGCTCAACATTCAGAGCGGACAATTTAGAGCCACTATGGCGGTCAGTCTCCTTAACGACGGTCCTGTAACCATCTTGCTAGACACCTCTCCACAATGA
- the rfbC gene encoding dTDP-4-dehydrorhamnose 3,5-epimerase has protein sequence MSGLYIIEPRVFEDVRGFFFESYNARLFAEFGITATFVQDNVSRSKKGVIRGLHYQLQPMAQGKLVRVSQGVVFDVVVDIRRQSPTFGKWFGTLLSEENKKMLWIPPGFAHGFLTLSDIADFHYKVTNFYSPEHERTLRYDDPMVGIEWPKLDIPYCLSEKDRSGQTFQDLETNF, from the coding sequence TTGTCTGGACTTTACATCATAGAGCCGCGCGTCTTTGAAGATGTGCGAGGCTTTTTTTTCGAGAGCTATAATGCACGTCTCTTTGCAGAGTTTGGCATTACTGCTACCTTCGTGCAGGATAATGTCAGTCGCTCTAAGAAGGGTGTGATACGCGGCTTGCACTACCAGCTTCAACCGATGGCTCAAGGCAAACTGGTGCGCGTCTCACAAGGCGTAGTCTTCGATGTGGTGGTGGATATTCGCCGCCAGTCACCCACATTTGGCAAGTGGTTTGGCACCCTGCTCTCCGAAGAAAACAAAAAAATGCTCTGGATTCCACCCGGCTTTGCACACGGTTTTCTTACACTTTCAGATATTGCTGACTTTCACTACAAGGTTACCAACTTCTACTCACCGGAGCATGAGCGCACCTTGCGATACGACGACCCTATGGTGGGGATTGAATGGCCGAAGCTAGATATTCCTTACTGCCTCTCTGAAAAAGACCGAAGCGGACAGACATTTCAAGATTTGGAAACCAATTTCTAA
- a CDS encoding response regulator, which yields MLVVVDDNEEILHPLAEFLSDIQVTRAFSKPEEALAFVEMNRGLVEVAIVDYAMPTMNGEQVAREIHRIDPNILIIMMSGYVDFERIEPLLKERLIYQFFTKPVDFERLARSVDTAVKLYLRRQAL from the coding sequence ATGCTGGTCGTAGTCGACGATAACGAAGAGATTTTGCACCCTTTGGCGGAGTTTCTCTCTGACATTCAAGTTACGCGGGCTTTTAGCAAGCCAGAAGAGGCACTGGCATTTGTGGAGATGAATCGTGGCTTAGTGGAAGTTGCAATTGTGGATTACGCCATGCCGACAATGAACGGTGAGCAAGTGGCTCGTGAGATTCACCGCATAGACCCGAATATCCTTATCATTATGATGTCGGGCTATGTTGACTTCGAGCGCATTGAGCCTCTGCTCAAAGAGCGGCTCATCTATCAATTTTTTACCAAGCCAGTGGATTTTGAACGCTTGGCGCGTAGCGTGGATACAGCTGTAAAACTTTATCTCCGAAGGCAAGCTCTCTAA
- the hemE gene encoding uroporphyrinogen decarboxylase, whose protein sequence is MIKNDLVIRSLQRKPVPRTPIWIMRQAGRYLPEYREVRKKTDFLTLCKTPELAAEVTIQPVEILQVDAAIIFSDILVVPEAMGLPLEMQESQGPQFATPVRTRYEIEKLVVPDVSCALRFVEDAIRLTKRELQGRVPIIGFSGSAWTLFVYVVEGRGNKDFKAAKQMIYASPDDAHALLCKLNKVLTDYLLLQIEAGADIVQIFDTWASLLSEEAFKTFSLPYLHEAVQTVKMKHPNVPVIVFAKGANTLLSEIVSTGCDAIGLDWTIDIGKARWQLSDRVALQGNLDPTVLYAPPDIIRQEAAKILQKFGDHSDTSGHVFNLGHGILPDIDPAHLRALIDFVKSESVQYHRNAQFISNAN, encoded by the coding sequence ATGATAAAAAACGATTTAGTTATTCGTTCCTTACAGCGCAAACCCGTTCCACGCACACCAATTTGGATTATGCGTCAGGCTGGGCGCTACTTGCCTGAATACCGTGAAGTGCGCAAGAAGACCGATTTCCTGACGCTTTGCAAAACCCCTGAACTGGCAGCGGAAGTAACTATTCAGCCAGTTGAGATTCTGCAAGTTGATGCGGCGATTATTTTTTCGGACATTCTGGTTGTGCCTGAGGCGATGGGCTTGCCACTGGAAATGCAGGAATCGCAGGGACCGCAGTTTGCCACGCCTGTTCGCACGCGCTACGAGATTGAAAAACTGGTTGTGCCTGATGTCTCTTGCGCACTTCGTTTTGTGGAAGATGCGATTCGCCTTACGAAGCGTGAGCTACAGGGACGCGTGCCTATTATTGGCTTTTCAGGCTCTGCTTGGACGCTTTTCGTGTATGTAGTCGAAGGGCGCGGCAACAAGGACTTCAAGGCCGCCAAGCAAATGATATATGCCAGTCCCGATGATGCACACGCTTTGCTGTGTAAGCTCAACAAAGTGCTGACGGACTACCTGCTTTTGCAAATTGAAGCAGGTGCCGACATTGTGCAAATTTTTGATACCTGGGCGTCGCTCCTCAGTGAAGAAGCCTTCAAGACCTTTTCGCTGCCATACCTTCATGAGGCAGTTCAGACTGTCAAGATGAAGCACCCGAATGTGCCCGTTATCGTCTTTGCAAAGGGTGCTAACACACTTCTCAGCGAGATTGTCAGTACAGGCTGCGATGCAATCGGGCTAGACTGGACCATCGACATTGGTAAGGCACGCTGGCAACTTTCTGACCGCGTGGCTTTGCAAGGCAACTTAGACCCTACGGTGCTTTATGCACCACCTGACATTATCCGTCAAGAAGCAGCTAAAATTCTGCAAAAGTTTGGCGACCACAGCGATACATCTGGGCACGTCTTTAACTTAGGGCACGGCATCTTGCCTGACATTGACCCTGCACACCTTCGCGCCTTGATTGACTTTGTCAAGAGCGAGAGCGTTCAGTATCACCGGAATGCTCAGTTTATCTCAAACGCAAACTAA
- a CDS encoding TIGR00282 family metallophosphoesterase: protein MSKTINIFFMADVVGQPGVDIVVKLLKSYIQKYDVHFTICNGENAYHGKGMSLEILHQLRSAGVNVISGGNHIWDNFKFHEVLKRDPHVLRPMNYPKGTWGTGMGIYDLPKGLGKIGVLNLQGRTFMYTIDCPFRTADWALEKMKDVKYIIVDMHAEATAEKVAMGWYLDGRVSAVMGSHSHVPTADERILPKGTGYCTDIGMTGPYDSVIGMVTKSAIERFIYQTPHKYECATNDVRLCAMLIQLDPETGKCVRLERIIYPEFPKTAPLSTAKKEPQLDSSTA, encoded by the coding sequence ATGTCAAAGACCATCAACATCTTTTTTATGGCAGATGTCGTGGGGCAGCCCGGCGTGGATATTGTAGTCAAGCTTCTCAAAAGCTACATTCAGAAATACGATGTGCATTTTACAATCTGCAATGGCGAAAATGCTTACCACGGCAAAGGAATGAGCCTTGAAATTCTCCATCAGCTGCGCTCTGCGGGTGTCAACGTCATCTCAGGTGGCAACCACATTTGGGATAACTTCAAGTTTCACGAAGTTCTAAAGCGCGACCCGCATGTGCTACGCCCGATGAACTACCCAAAGGGCACTTGGGGCACAGGGATGGGCATCTATGACTTGCCCAAAGGATTAGGTAAAATCGGCGTGCTGAATTTACAGGGCAGAACTTTTATGTACACAATTGATTGCCCATTTCGCACAGCAGATTGGGCGCTGGAGAAGATGAAAGACGTCAAATACATTATCGTTGATATGCATGCCGAAGCAACAGCAGAAAAAGTGGCAATGGGCTGGTATCTTGATGGGCGCGTGTCTGCGGTGATGGGGTCGCATTCGCACGTGCCGACTGCGGATGAGCGCATCTTACCGAAGGGCACAGGCTACTGCACCGACATTGGAATGACAGGTCCATATGACTCCGTTATCGGAATGGTAACGAAATCGGCGATTGAGCGGTTCATTTACCAAACCCCTCACAAGTATGAGTGCGCAACCAACGATGTGCGGCTTTGTGCCATGCTGATTCAGCTAGACCCTGAGACAGGCAAGTGCGTGCGCTTAGAGCGCATCATCTATCCAGAATTCCCTAAGACCGCACCGCTTAGCACAGCCAAAAAAGAACCGCAGCTTGATTCCTCAACGGCTTGA
- the hisI gene encoding phosphoribosyl-AMP cyclohydrolase, with amino-acid sequence MQKQNKNDFLSAVKFDKDGLVPVIAQDAVTGKVLMLAYMNRESLEITIAEKKACYWSRSRRELWRKGATSGNTQEVKEILLDCDGDAIVLKVMQKGGACHTGYESCFYRRMTPDGALEICDQIVFDAETTYGKVAQKPASKPEP; translated from the coding sequence ATGCAAAAGCAAAACAAAAACGATTTTCTCTCTGCTGTAAAGTTTGACAAAGATGGACTGGTGCCTGTTATCGCACAAGACGCCGTAACGGGGAAAGTCCTAATGCTGGCGTATATGAACCGCGAAAGTTTGGAAATCACGATTGCCGAGAAAAAGGCGTGTTACTGGAGCCGCAGTCGCCGAGAACTTTGGCGCAAGGGCGCTACATCAGGCAATACGCAGGAGGTCAAGGAGATTTTGCTGGATTGTGATGGTGATGCAATCGTGCTCAAAGTTATGCAGAAAGGCGGCGCTTGTCACACGGGCTATGAGTCGTGCTTCTACCGCCGAATGACACCAGATGGGGCACTCGAGATTTGTGACCAAATTGTCTTCGACGCAGAAACCACATATGGAAAAGTTGCACAAAAGCCAGCCTCTAAACCAGAGCCGTAA
- a CDS encoding ubiquinone/menaquinone biosynthesis methyltransferase gives MEKLHKSQPLNQSRNAVQKAEALAQQKSHRAVRQMFDEIAPVYDLLNRTLSLGLDQYWRRTAVKLAYQMLSPRQAFSALDVATGTGDFAQLLQDLPACTAVVGIDLSAEMLRYAQRKVPTARFEAAAVEALPFESETFELVTIGFGARNFADLSRGLSEIYRVLKPNGVAVFLEPMLPRRALLRRIYSAYFKHLLPRLASLLSPSDYAYYYLPCSVEAFASGEDFLLQLGKVRFRKALWRTLSFETAAIYLAQK, from the coding sequence ATGGAAAAGTTGCACAAAAGCCAGCCTCTAAACCAGAGCCGTAACGCTGTCCAGAAAGCGGAGGCGCTGGCGCAGCAGAAGTCGCATCGAGCGGTGCGGCAGATGTTTGATGAAATTGCGCCTGTCTACGACTTACTCAACCGCACGCTAAGTCTGGGACTGGACCAATACTGGCGCCGAACTGCAGTGAAGCTGGCATACCAGATGCTGTCGCCACGCCAAGCATTCTCAGCCTTAGATGTAGCCACGGGCACTGGTGATTTTGCACAGTTGCTGCAGGATTTACCAGCTTGCACGGCGGTAGTCGGCATTGACCTCTCAGCGGAAATGCTGCGCTATGCACAACGCAAAGTGCCGACGGCTCGCTTTGAAGCAGCGGCTGTCGAAGCCCTGCCTTTCGAGAGCGAAACCTTCGAGCTTGTAACCATTGGCTTTGGCGCACGCAATTTTGCCGACCTGTCAAGAGGGCTAAGCGAGATTTATCGTGTGCTGAAGCCGAACGGTGTGGCTGTCTTTCTTGAGCCGATGCTTCCGCGTCGTGCTCTGCTGCGCAGAATCTACAGCGCTTACTTTAAGCATCTTTTGCCGCGCCTTGCATCACTCCTAAGTCCATCGGATTATGCATACTACTACCTACCTTGCTCTGTGGAAGCCTTTGCAAGTGGCGAAGACTTTTTGTTGCAGTTAGGCAAAGTGCGCTTTCGCAAGGCGCTGTGGCGCACCTTGAGCTTTGAGACCGCCGCAATCTATTTGGCTCAGAAATAG
- the metG gene encoding methionine--tRNA ligase produces the protein MSAKRFTRTLVTTALPYANGPLHLGHCAGTFIPADIFVRYKRLCGEDIIHIGGSDEHGAAITIAAEKAGTTPQALVDKFHALQKEALQKLGISFDNFSRTSLPIHHQTTQEFFLDMARKGIFVKKVEKQFYDEDAKMFLADRYIVGTCPVCRHPEANGDQCENCGTYLTPTELINPKSKLTGKTPILRETLHWYFPLGRYQKALEAFIDEKERSGEWRQNVINYARAWLKEGLGDRAITRDVSWGVKVPLEEKDAEGKVIYVWYDAVLGYISSTKEWAEKIGEPDKWKEYWLRDDTRLVHFIGKDNVVFHALMFPAMLMAKNEGSTEKYVLVDNVVASEFMNIEGKKFSKSRGYAVYLHEFLEKFPADALRYTIAMNYPETHDTDFSWKDFQNRTNGELADTLGNFVKRAVDFCNTRFGGTVPAECTLSDWEALGSDFIEAFRKIDEAYEGFHIRDAAFYTMEIARRANRYLAETEPWKTYKTNPEASAKSIAVSLNLCFTLAVLFEPILPHTSQKILRMLGIDGKICWNDAKKPALKAGHKLSGESEILFRKIDDREIEPELKKIDDLIKAAEAADAEKLAQQVAPTDGFAPIKPPITIEEFEKIDLRIGTVVAAERVPKADKLLRLSVKIGSKTCTILSGIAEHYKPEEMLGKNIIVVANLAPRKIRGIESQGMLLAVEDADGKLCVVTVAGDSLSGRPVK, from the coding sequence ATGTCTGCGAAGCGCTTTACACGAACACTGGTTACGACAGCTTTGCCTTATGCCAACGGCCCCCTGCATCTTGGACACTGTGCAGGCACTTTCATTCCAGCGGATATTTTCGTGCGCTACAAGCGCCTATGCGGCGAAGACATCATCCACATTGGCGGTTCTGATGAACATGGCGCAGCGATTACTATTGCGGCTGAAAAAGCTGGCACCACGCCCCAAGCCCTTGTCGATAAGTTTCACGCCTTGCAAAAGGAAGCCTTGCAAAAGCTTGGCATTTCGTTTGACAATTTCTCGCGCACATCTTTGCCCATTCACCACCAGACCACGCAGGAATTTTTCCTTGATATGGCAAGGAAAGGCATTTTCGTCAAAAAAGTCGAGAAGCAGTTTTATGATGAAGATGCCAAAATGTTTTTAGCCGATCGTTACATTGTGGGCACTTGCCCCGTCTGCAGACATCCTGAAGCAAATGGCGACCAGTGCGAAAACTGTGGCACTTATCTAACCCCAACAGAACTCATCAATCCCAAGAGCAAACTCACGGGCAAAACACCCATTTTGCGTGAAACGCTGCACTGGTATTTCCCGCTTGGTCGCTATCAGAAAGCCTTGGAAGCCTTCATCGACGAAAAAGAACGCTCTGGCGAGTGGCGGCAGAACGTTATTAACTACGCTCGAGCATGGCTTAAAGAAGGCTTGGGCGACCGCGCTATCACGCGTGATGTGAGCTGGGGTGTCAAAGTGCCGCTCGAGGAAAAAGATGCTGAAGGTAAGGTGATTTATGTGTGGTACGACGCCGTGCTTGGCTATATCTCTTCAACTAAAGAGTGGGCAGAAAAAATCGGTGAGCCTGACAAGTGGAAAGAATACTGGCTTCGGGACGACACGCGCCTTGTGCACTTCATTGGCAAAGACAATGTGGTCTTTCATGCCCTAATGTTCCCTGCGATGCTGATGGCTAAAAATGAAGGCAGCACGGAGAAGTATGTGTTGGTGGATAATGTCGTTGCGTCGGAGTTTATGAACATTGAGGGCAAAAAGTTTTCCAAGTCACGGGGCTATGCAGTCTACTTGCACGAATTCTTAGAAAAGTTTCCTGCCGATGCACTGCGCTACACGATTGCGATGAACTATCCTGAGACACACGACACAGATTTTAGCTGGAAAGATTTTCAGAATCGAACCAATGGTGAGTTAGCTGACACTTTAGGCAACTTCGTTAAACGCGCAGTGGACTTTTGCAACACACGCTTTGGTGGCACCGTCCCTGCTGAATGCACCCTGAGCGACTGGGAAGCACTGGGTTCAGACTTCATAGAGGCTTTCCGCAAAATTGACGAGGCTTATGAGGGTTTCCACATTCGGGACGCTGCATTTTACACGATGGAAATTGCCCGCCGTGCCAATCGTTACCTTGCAGAAACAGAGCCTTGGAAGACCTACAAAACCAATCCTGAAGCCTCTGCGAAGTCAATTGCCGTCTCGCTAAATCTCTGCTTCACCTTAGCGGTGCTCTTTGAGCCAATTTTGCCACATACATCGCAGAAGATTCTTCGAATGCTCGGCATAGACGGCAAAATTTGCTGGAATGATGCCAAAAAGCCCGCTCTCAAAGCAGGGCATAAACTTTCTGGCGAATCTGAAATCCTCTTTCGCAAAATTGATGACCGCGAAATTGAACCCGAACTCAAAAAGATTGACGACCTTATCAAGGCTGCCGAAGCTGCAGATGCAGAGAAGCTAGCTCAGCAAGTCGCACCTACCGATGGCTTTGCACCCATCAAGCCTCCTATCACAATTGAAGAGTTCGAAAAAATCGATTTGCGCATCGGCACAGTTGTCGCTGCTGAAAGAGTACCCAAAGCGGACAAGCTCCTTAGGCTCTCGGTCAAGATTGGCAGCAAGACATGCACCATTCTTTCAGGCATTGCTGAGCATTACAAGCCTGAGGAAATGCTTGGCAAGAACATCATCGTGGTTGCCAACCTTGCGCCACGCAAAATACGCGGCATTGAGTCGCAGGGAATGCTGCTTGCGGTGGAGGACGCAGATGGAAAGCTCTGCGTTGTAACTGTAGCGGGCGACAGCCTTAGCGGTAGACCTGTGAAGTAA
- a CDS encoding UDP-2,3-diacylglucosamine diphosphatase, protein MKKTYFFSDVHFGLQERHIEEAKMNLMLRLLGEVGQEGKRLYMVGDILDYWMEYKHVVPKGHFRFFAALYDLVQSGVEVHYIAGNHDFYLGKYFDEEIGIKTHYGAVLHDIDGKRFYILHGDGVGRGDTGYKIFRAVVRNDFNLSWFRWLHPDFGVGLMAFLSKLSRKHSYTEKDDGENERLIVFANEELSRIPFDYFVCGHRHIVKLHRLRNQKSYYVNCGTWIGGTPTYAVFDGIEMRLMKAKTQEVLFSESQQVETLTESL, encoded by the coding sequence ATGAAGAAAACTTACTTTTTTAGCGACGTGCATTTTGGCTTGCAAGAGCGGCACATTGAAGAAGCCAAAATGAACTTGATGCTTAGGCTACTCGGCGAAGTAGGGCAAGAGGGCAAACGACTCTATATGGTCGGTGACATTTTGGATTACTGGATGGAATACAAGCATGTCGTGCCCAAAGGACATTTTCGATTTTTTGCGGCACTCTACGACTTGGTGCAAAGCGGTGTGGAAGTGCATTATATCGCAGGCAATCACGACTTCTACTTGGGCAAGTATTTTGATGAGGAAATAGGCATCAAGACGCACTACGGCGCAGTGCTTCACGACATTGACGGCAAACGCTTCTACATCTTGCATGGCGATGGGGTAGGCAGAGGCGACACAGGCTACAAGATTTTCCGTGCCGTCGTGCGCAACGATTTTAACCTAAGTTGGTTTCGCTGGCTGCACCCTGATTTCGGCGTGGGCTTAATGGCATTTCTCTCCAAACTCTCGCGCAAGCATTCCTACACTGAAAAAGATGATGGAGAAAACGAGCGGCTAATCGTGTTTGCTAATGAAGAACTATCGCGCATACCGTTTGACTACTTCGTTTGTGGACATCGCCACATCGTCAAGTTGCATCGATTACGCAATCAGAAAAGCTATTACGTAAACTGTGGCACGTGGATTGGTGGCACACCAACATATGCTGTGTTTGACGGTATCGAGATGCGACTGATGAAAGCCAAAACGCAAGAGGTGCTCTTTTCAGAGTCGCAGCAAGTAGAGACGCTGACGGAATCGCTCTAA
- the hisG gene encoding ATP phosphoribosyltransferase: MPNILKLGLPKGSLQDATLDLFARAGFHFIVRERSYFPSIDDDELSAILIRAQEMARYVEQGAFDCGLTGKDWIIETNAKVIEVADLVYSKASMRPVRWVLAVPENSPIQSVKDLEGKRIATEVVNITKAYLARHGVNADVEYSWGATEVKPPDLADAIVEVTETGTSLRANKLRIVETVLESNTKFIANEKSWNDKWKREKIENIAMLLQGAINAMGKVGLKFNIRREDLKGLVHKLPALRNPTVSPLSAEEWVAVEIIVEEKVVRTLIPELKRAGAEGIFEYEINKLIY; encoded by the coding sequence ATGCCAAACATTCTTAAACTGGGCTTGCCCAAAGGTTCTTTGCAAGACGCAACGCTGGATTTATTTGCCAGAGCAGGCTTTCATTTCATTGTGCGTGAGCGCTCCTACTTCCCCTCAATTGATGATGATGAACTCTCTGCAATTTTGATTCGGGCGCAAGAGATGGCGCGCTATGTCGAGCAAGGCGCATTTGACTGCGGACTGACAGGCAAAGACTGGATTATTGAAACCAATGCGAAAGTCATTGAGGTGGCTGACCTTGTGTATTCCAAAGCCTCTATGCGCCCTGTGCGCTGGGTGCTGGCTGTGCCAGAGAATTCCCCCATTCAGTCGGTGAAGGATTTGGAAGGCAAGCGCATTGCTACAGAGGTCGTCAATATCACCAAAGCCTACTTAGCAAGGCACGGCGTCAATGCCGATGTGGAGTATAGCTGGGGTGCTACGGAAGTCAAGCCGCCCGACCTTGCTGATGCAATTGTAGAAGTTACAGAAACAGGCACATCGCTGCGCGCCAATAAGCTGCGCATTGTGGAGACGGTGTTGGAGTCCAATACGAAATTCATTGCAAATGAAAAGTCTTGGAACGACAAGTGGAAGCGCGAAAAAATTGAAAACATTGCGATGCTCTTACAAGGCGCCATCAATGCGATGGGCAAGGTAGGCTTAAAGTTCAACATTCGAAGAGAGGACTTGAAAGGGCTTGTGCATAAGCTGCCCGCCCTGCGCAACCCGACGGTTTCACCACTCTCGGCAGAAGAGTGGGTCGCTGTGGAAATCATTGTGGAGGAGAAGGTGGTGCGCACGCTGATTCCGGAGCTGAAACGTGCAGGTGCCGAGGGCATCTTTGAATATGAAATCAACAAACTGATTTACTAA
- a CDS encoding MogA/MoaB family molybdenum cofactor biosynthesis protein, which produces MNKVSPNPKFLQERSFVLSSKLLTTVAEQVKHTRSAAEERLIRVAVITVSDRAYQGIYKDESGPKVAAAFPKDQYEVVITKIVPDEIKAIADEIINCVDKEHVDVVVTTGGAGCSARDVTPDATAAVIHREVIGFSEVIRLANRDKNPNLILSRGVSGIRNQSVIINLPGNPENARLAVESVLPAIPHCIKTMRQQKPLKRVGSTPHGHISQTGQKGSASSGAKTKQTKH; this is translated from the coding sequence ATGAACAAAGTCTCGCCGAATCCGAAGTTCTTGCAGGAACGAAGTTTTGTCCTTAGTTCTAAACTTTTGACAACCGTGGCTGAGCAAGTGAAACATACCCGTTCCGCCGCTGAGGAGCGGCTTATTCGCGTGGCAGTGATTACGGTGAGCGACAGAGCTTATCAAGGCATCTACAAAGACGAATCTGGACCCAAAGTGGCCGCAGCCTTCCCCAAAGACCAATATGAGGTGGTAATTACCAAAATTGTGCCCGACGAAATCAAGGCGATTGCCGATGAAATTATCAACTGTGTCGACAAGGAGCATGTCGATGTCGTCGTTACAACAGGTGGGGCTGGCTGTTCAGCACGCGATGTAACGCCCGATGCAACGGCTGCAGTCATTCACCGTGAGGTAATTGGCTTTTCAGAGGTGATTCGCCTGGCTAATCGTGATAAGAATCCGAATCTGATTCTGTCACGTGGCGTGAGTGGAATTCGCAACCAATCCGTGATTATCAATCTGCCCGGCAATCCAGAAAATGCGCGGTTAGCCGTAGAATCGGTTTTACCTGCGATTCCGCACTGCATTAAGACGATGCGCCAGCAAAAGCCGTTAAAACGAGTTGGCTCAACGCCACACGGGCATATCAGTCAAACAGGCCAGAAAGGCAGCGCAAGCAGCGGTGCTAAAACCAAGCAAACCAAGCATTAG